Proteins encoded in a region of the Microcoleus sp. AS-A8 genome:
- a CDS encoding DUF456 family protein, whose amino-acid sequence MTILYWILIAVMLVGVVGAVVPGIPGPSLILGAILVWIIVQVSQGVANVNWLPLISIFLILILSAGVEFLATYWGARQAGASKWGQIGAFVGLLLGFFGLLPAWLFGGPLVGILIGPLLGAIVGEFIYRRELPLSERTQQSVKAGVGVVVGSLIGNLIEGLLAIVAVVIFVVSTWPPGAGV is encoded by the coding sequence ATGACAATTCTTTACTGGATACTGATTGCTGTGATGTTGGTGGGTGTTGTCGGGGCAGTGGTTCCCGGCATTCCTGGCCCTAGCTTGATTTTAGGAGCAATTTTAGTTTGGATTATCGTTCAGGTGAGCCAGGGTGTGGCGAATGTAAACTGGCTACCCCTGATCTCGATATTTTTGATTTTGATTTTGAGTGCTGGAGTTGAATTTTTAGCCACTTACTGGGGGGCTAGACAAGCGGGTGCCAGTAAATGGGGGCAAATTGGTGCCTTTGTGGGGTTATTGTTAGGATTTTTCGGTCTTCTGCCAGCTTGGCTGTTTGGAGGGCCACTGGTGGGTATTCTGATTGGCCCTCTGTTGGGAGCTATTGTTGGAGAGTTTATCTATCGGCGGGAATTGCCGCTCTCAGAAAGAACGCAGCAGTCGGTTAAGGCGGGTGTGGGAGTGGTTGTGGGTTCGCTGATTGGGAATTTAATTGAAGGGTTGCTTGCGATCGTCGCAGTGGTCATTTTTGTCGTCTCCACTTGGCCTCCAGGAGCTGGGGTATAA
- a CDS encoding acyl-CoA desaturase has product MEQAKITFAKEIGFRKELNRRVKDYFKSENISPRDNPAMYLKTAILLAWMISAWTFILFAPVSGWMRLVGCVILAFAMAGFVFNVGHDANHGGYSNNKYVNSILGLTYDFMGLSSYLWRYRHNVLHHTYTNIPGHDVEIDGDGWVRMYPTQKYRWYYRFQHIYIWFIYCFVPLYWSYCDVDLILRKGKYHEHFIPTPKLSEKITLLGFKVIWLGYVIGIPLAVGYTPWQVFLGVALTFMTYGLVINIVFMLAHVLDSAEFLTTESEVVKIEDEWAIFQLKTTVDFAPKNRFINWYVGGLNYQAIHHLFPKVCHIHYPKIAKIVQEVSQEFGVEYKVYETFGGILSSNYRWLKALGRSPKTAKSVSVVNSTV; this is encoded by the coding sequence ATGGAACAAGCTAAAATCACTTTTGCCAAGGAAATTGGATTTAGAAAAGAACTAAATCGAAGAGTTAAGGATTATTTTAAATCTGAAAATATTTCCCCTAGAGATAATCCGGCAATGTACCTTAAAACAGCCATTCTGTTGGCGTGGATGATCTCAGCTTGGACATTCATACTTTTCGCTCCTGTATCAGGTTGGATGAGATTAGTCGGCTGCGTGATTCTCGCTTTTGCAATGGCGGGATTTGTCTTTAATGTGGGTCATGATGCCAACCATGGAGGATATTCCAACAATAAATATGTCAATTCCATTTTGGGTTTGACATACGATTTTATGGGGCTTTCCAGTTATTTATGGAGATATCGTCATAACGTTCTGCATCATACTTATACCAATATTCCTGGTCATGATGTTGAAATCGATGGGGATGGCTGGGTGAGAATGTATCCTACACAAAAATACCGCTGGTACTATCGGTTTCAGCATATTTACATCTGGTTCATTTATTGTTTTGTCCCTCTCTATTGGTCTTACTGCGATGTAGATTTGATTTTACGAAAGGGCAAATACCACGAGCATTTCATCCCAACACCCAAACTTTCAGAGAAGATTACGCTACTGGGATTTAAAGTTATTTGGCTGGGTTACGTGATTGGTATCCCCTTAGCTGTGGGATATACCCCCTGGCAAGTATTTCTGGGTGTAGCGCTTACCTTTATGACCTATGGGTTGGTCATTAATATCGTCTTTATGCTGGCTCATGTGCTGGATTCAGCCGAGTTCTTAACCACTGAGTCGGAGGTCGTCAAAATTGAAGATGAATGGGCGATTTTCCAATTAAAGACAACAGTAGACTTTGCTCCGAAAAACCGATTCATCAATTGGTATGTCGGTGGACTCAATTATCAAGCGATTCATCACCTATTTCCCAAAGTTTGTCATATTCATTACCCCAAAATCGCCAAAATTGTGCAAGAAGTTAGCCAAGAATTCGGGGTGGAATATAAGGTGTATGAAACCTTTGGAGGAATT
- a CDS encoding cofactor assembly of complex C subunit B produces the protein MAKPDQNYVLRQLPLVVGGVAGVLLLTNRVLTPQLTESQARSDALGVILSAVLILTGLLWQQVQPRSPEAVNLIGEEGLELAPELPEQVKIELAWASHLLLTNTVTRSLVVFYQGKVLLRRGVLGVNPEVKPGAILSRVMGKQKPVYLVDLKLYPGRIEFDYLPENTQGVICQPVGDQGALILAANAPRSYTKQDENWIEGIADKLANTLSRFADDFATAEG, from the coding sequence ATGGCTAAACCTGATCAAAACTATGTACTGCGACAACTTCCGTTGGTTGTGGGAGGCGTTGCAGGAGTTCTGCTGCTGACTAACCGTGTGTTGACGCCTCAACTCACGGAATCTCAGGCACGTTCAGATGCTTTAGGAGTGATTTTAAGCGCAGTGTTGATTTTGACAGGTTTACTGTGGCAGCAGGTACAGCCGCGATCGCCGGAAGCGGTTAACCTGATCGGAGAGGAGGGGTTGGAATTAGCACCTGAACTACCGGAACAGGTGAAGATTGAACTCGCATGGGCGTCACATCTGTTGCTGACGAATACAGTGACGCGATCGCTAGTGGTGTTCTATCAAGGTAAGGTTCTGTTGCGTCGAGGTGTTTTAGGCGTTAACCCAGAAGTCAAACCAGGAGCTATTTTGAGCCGAGTCATGGGAAAACAAAAGCCTGTTTACTTAGTGGATCTCAAGCTATATCCTGGACGCATTGAATTTGACTACCTGCCAGAAAATACTCAAGGAGTCATCTGCCAACCAGTTGGCGATCAGGGGGCACTGATTTTAGCGGCGAATGCCCCCCGCAGTTACACGAAACAAGATGAGAATTGGATCGAGGGGATTGCAGACAAACTGGCCAATACCCTCAGCCGATTTGCCGATGATTTCGCCACTGCTGAAGGTTAA